The genomic DNA GCGGAATCCCTGACGGCTCGGTCCGCCCCCGCCCTCGCCCGTGTCTGCCTGGATACGGCGCGGGTCCTTGCAGCCGTAAAACCCCCGGCAGATCCTTCCCCCGCCTTCCCTTAAAAAAAATAAAGTTCCGGGACCCTCCTGCCGATATCAATGGTCAAACGGGTAACGTACGATTCCAGTTAAGGAAAGGAGGTGGATCCGAACAGGTCTTTACAACCCGGCAGGGACGCCGGGCAGGCCCGGGCCAAAGGACTGACCCGGGCATCAACCCCGGGGAGTTCGATACAGACTCGCCGGAGGATAAAACACCAAATATCACGGAGGATTTTTGATTATGGGACTCAGGATTCAAAACAACATTGCGGCCATTAACGCCCACAGAAACCTGACCATTTCCAACATGGGACTGGCAAGATCCCTTGAACGCCTCTCCTCGGGTTACCGGATCAACCGGGCGGCCGACGACGCGGCGGGGCTCTCCATCTCTCAAGGGTTGAGGGCGGATATCGCCAGTTACAAGGTCGCCTCAAGGAACACCACCGAGGCCAATTCTCTGCTCCAGGTCGCAGAGGGCGCCCTGGACCAGATCGGAAACATGCTGACAAGGCTCAAGGAACTGGCTACCCAGGCATCCTCGGCCAACGCAACCTCGGACCTTGACAAGATCGACGCCGAGGCCCAGAAGCTGATCGACGAAATCGACAGGATCGCGGAATCCACGGAATATTCCGGAACCAAACTGATAGACGGAAGCTTCGGGGTGAGCGTCGGTTCGAAGACAGACACTATCAGCGGGGGCGCTGGTTACGTCAGCATCACTGGAATGAAGGCGAGTGAGCACTACACGATTTCCGCCACCACGGTGAGCGGTTCTTCTGCCACCATCACCATCACGACCGGTGATGTGAGCCAGACGGTCACCACATCCACGACCTCGGGCGACACCACCAAAAACGTGGAATTCAGCGCCCTGGGGATCCAGTTGACCATCAACAGCGCCTTTGATACCACCGATGAACTGGAAGGTAAAATCACCGCCGCATCCAGCGGTTCCTCAACCTTCCAGGTCGGCGCGGAGAATGCCGGAACCTCCAGGATCGCCATTTCCCTGGGTAACGCCACGCAGGAATACCTCGGGAAGACCAAGGGAGGATCGGGTTACGCCATTTCCGGTATCGACCTCTCAACGGCCAGCGGTGCCCAGAAGGCCCTTAACACGGTGGATTACGCCATCGCGGACCTTGCAAAGATCAGGGGTGATATCGGTGCGGCCCAGAACCGGTTGACTTACGCCGCCGCGAACCTTGCCACGACCATCGAGAACGTCACGGCGGCCGAATCGGTCATCCGCGATGTGGACATGGCTGCAGAGATGACCACCTTCACCAAGAACCAGATCCTGATGCAGGCCGGTACCGCCATGCTGGCCCAGGCGAACATGGCGCCTCAGTCGGTACTCTCCCTGCTCGGCGGATAGATCTCAGGACCGCCTTAACCTCAACGGCCCCGTTCCCGGCCCCGGGAACGGGGCTTTTCCATGATCCCGCCTCCCCACATCCCTTATATTCCGAGACCTTTGAAAAACGTCCTCTTTTGCCCAATCTCTGCGTCAGGCTCAAATTTG from Deltaproteobacteria bacterium includes the following:
- a CDS encoding flagellin — encoded protein: MGLRIQNNIAAINAHRNLTISNMGLARSLERLSSGYRINRAADDAAGLSISQGLRADIASYKVASRNTTEANSLLQVAEGALDQIGNMLTRLKELATQASSANATSDLDKIDAEAQKLIDEIDRIAESTEYSGTKLIDGSFGVSVGSKTDTISGGAGYVSITGMKASEHYTISATTVSGSSATITITTGDVSQTVTTSTTSGDTTKNVEFSALGIQLTINSAFDTTDELEGKITAASSGSSTFQVGAENAGTSRIAISLGNATQEYLGKTKGGSGYAISGIDLSTASGAQKALNTVDYAIADLAKIRGDIGAAQNRLTYAAANLATTIENVTAAESVIRDVDMAAEMTTFTKNQILMQAGTAMLAQANMAPQSVLSLLGG